The following are encoded together in the Oncorhynchus masou masou isolate Uvic2021 chromosome 5, UVic_Omas_1.1, whole genome shotgun sequence genome:
- the LOC135536778 gene encoding ATP synthase membrane subunit K, mitochondrial-like codes for MGGHDAGTSHQFTGFAKYFNAYTITGRRNCVLLTYASIATIALFFKLKPKKQAAVTAK; via the exons ATGGGCGGACACGACGCAGGAACCAGTCACCAGTTTACTGGTTTTGCCAAGTACTTCAATGCATACACaatcacaggcaggaggaat TGTGTCTTGCTCACATATGCAAGCATAGCCACCATTGCCCTCTTCTTCAAGTTGAAGCCCAAGAAACAGGCGGCTGTCACGGCAAAGTGA
- the LOC135536765 gene encoding transcription initiation factor TFIID subunit 5-like: MAAVQDGQLNMEVEKDIKTEITNDGSGNINANSSSPGSTSSGGKSKSPAGSGEDQQTLLAVLQFLKRNKLTESVDILRREAGLSADADDSPVSDSAGAGSGGVLNVSADGGDANSLLSRVSIATPVAPPATAPPKVVAASGGEDQPDVNVVLSAYSQQGDPVLYPLYYNGLKKFIESVLDCHRAELSQVFYPLFVHMYLELVYNNHENEAKQFFEKFSGDQECYYEEDLRILSSMSKKEHMKGNETMLDFRTSKFVLRISRDSYQLLKRHLQERQNNQIWNIIQEHLYIDIFDGMPRSKSQIDAMSGSLAGEGKRDANKAKVFYGLLKEPEIEVPLDDEDEEAENEEGKPKKKKPKKDSMGSKSKKQDPNAPQQTRIPLPELKDSDKLDKIMNMKEATKKIRLGPDNLPSICFYSFLNAYQGLTAVDFTDDSSLIAGGFADSTVRVWSVTPKKLRRVKSAADLSNIDKESDDVLERIMDEKTASESKILYGHSGPVYGISFSPDRNYLLSSSEDGTVRLWSLQTFTCLVGYKGHNYPVWDTQFSPYGYYFISGGHDRVARLWATDHYQPLRMFAGHLADITCTLFHPNSNYVATGSADRTIRLWDVLTGNCVRILTGHKGPIHSLAFSPNGKFMASGATDGRVLLWDVGHGLMVGELKGHTDTIYALKFSRDGEILASGSMDNTVKLWDTLKAFDDVELDDFTAATGHIHLPENSQELLLGTYMTKSTPVIHLHFTRRNLLLAAGAYNP, encoded by the exons ATGGCGGCTGTGCAAGATGGTCAGCTCAATATGGAGGTCGAAAAAgacataaaaacagaaataacaaaCGATGGGTCTGGAAACATCAATGCAAACTCTTCGTCACCCGGTTCTACGTCTTCAGGCGGTAAATCGAAATCTCCAGCGGGATCGGGTGAAGATCAACAGACACTACTCGCGGTGTTGCAATTTCTCAAGAGGAATAAATTGACCGAGTCGGTCGACATTTTGCGGCGAGAAGCGGGCTTATCTGCAGATGCAGATGATTCCCCTGTATCCGATTCGGCGGGAGCTGGATCGGGTGGCGTCCTAAATGTCAGTGCTGATGGGGGGGATGCCAACTCTCTCCTCAGCCGAGTGTCAATCGCCACCCCCGTCGCACCCCCGGCCACCGCACCCCCAAAAG tggtggcagcatcaggtgGTGAAGACCAACCAGATGTCAACGTTGTCTTGTCGGCCTATAGCCAGCAGGGGGACCCTGTCCTCTACCCACTCTACTATAACGGCCTGAAGAAGTTTATAGAGTCTGTCCTGGACTGCCACAGAGCTGAACTCTCCCAGGTCTTCTACCCACTGTTTGTCCACATGTACCTGGAGCTGGTCTACAACAACCACGAGAATGAGGCTAAGCAGTTTTTTGAAAA GTTCAGCGGTGACCAGGAGTGTTACTACGAGGAGGACCTCCGCATCCTCTCCAGCATGTCCAAGAAGGAACACATGAAGGGAAACGAGACCATGCTGGACTTCAGGACCAGCAAGTTTGTCCTCCGCATCTCCCGAGACTCCTACCAG CTACTGAAGAGGCACCTGCAGGAACGTCAGAACAACCAGATCTGGAATATTATACAAGAACATCTCTATATTGATATCTTTGACGGGATGCCTCGGAGTAAAAGTCAGATTGATGCCATGTCGGGCAGTCTGGCTGGGGAGGGCAAGAGAGATGCCAACAAAGCcaag GTGTTCTATGGTCTTCTGAAGGAGCCAGAGATCGAGGTACCTCTGGACGATGAGGATGAGGAGGCAGAGAACGAGGAGGGCAAACCCAAGAAGAAGAAACCGAAGAAGGACAGCATGGGCTCCAAGAGCAAGAAACAGGACCCCAACGCACCCCAACAAACTAG AATCCCCCTCCCCGAGCTGAAGGACTCTGACAAGCTGGACAAGATCATGAACATGAAGGAGGCCACTAAGAAGATCCGTCTGGGCCCAGACAACCTACCCTCCATCTGTTTCTACTCCTTCCTCAACGCTTACCAG GGTCTGACAGCGGTGGACTTCACAGATGACTCCAGTCTGATCGCGGGGGGCTTCGCTGACTCCACCGTTAGGGTGTggagcgtcacacccaagaaacTACGCCGGGTCAAATCTGCAGCAG ACCTGAGTAATATTGATAAAGAGTCTGATGACGTGTTGGAGAGGATCATGGATGAGAAGACGGCCAGTGAGTCTAAGATCCTGTACGGACACAGTGGACCAGTATACGGCATCAGCTTCAGCCCTGACAG GAACTACCTGTTGTCCAGTTCTGAGGACGGTACGGTCAGACTGTGGAGTCTGCAGACGTTcacctgtctggtggggtataaAGGACACAACTACCCTGTCTGGGACACTCAGTTCTCACCCTATGGTTACTACTTTATCTCTGGGGGACATGACCGAGTCGCTCG TCTGTGGGCGACTGACCACTACCAGCCCCTGCGTATGTTTGCTGGTCACCTGGCTGACATCACGTGCACCCTCTTCCACCCTAACTCCAACTACGTGGCCACGGGTTCAGCTGACCGTACCATCCGCCTCTGGGATGTCCTGACTGGAAACTGTGTCCGCATCCTCACGGGTCACAAG GGTCCCATTCATTCCCTGGCCTTCTCCCCCAATGGGAAGTTCATGGCCTCGGGAGCAACTGACGGCAGGGTTCTACTGTGGGATGTTGGTCACGGCCTGATGGTCGGAGAGCTGAAGGGACATACTGACACCATCTACGCCCTCAAGTTCAGCAGGGACGGAGAGATACTAGCCTCAG GCTCAATGGATAACACTGTTAAACTGTGGGATACACTGAAGGCCTTTGATGACGTGGAGCTGGATGACTTCACCGCAGCAACAGGTCACATCCATCTACCAGAGAACTCCCAGGAGCTGTTGCTAGGCACCTACATGACCAAGTCCACCCCTGTCATTCACCTGCACTTCACCCGCAGGAACCTACTGCTGGCTGCAGGGGCCTACAACCCATGA